One genomic region from Chlamydia poikilotherma encodes:
- a CDS encoding phosphoglycerate kinase, which yields MDRLTVRDLSPEEKKVLVRVDFNVPIKDGKILDDIRIRSAMPTINYLLQKRAAVILMSHLGRPKGTGFEEKYSLQPVVEVLEGYLGHHVPLATDCIGEVARQAVAQLSPGRVLLLENLRFHRGEEHPEEDPTFAAELSSYGDFYVNDAFGTSHRKHASVYTVPQAFPGRSAAGLLMEKELEFLGQHLLLSPKRPFTAILGGSKVSSKIGVIEALLSQVDNLLLAGGMGFTFLKALGKSVGNSLVEESGIELARRVLKLAEQRNVRIVLPIDVKVAKTCEPGVAWSEISVDQGISSDLEGLDIGAKTIQEFCKIIDVSATVFWNGPVGVYEVPPFDQGSMAIANCLARHSSATTVVGGGDAAAVVALAGCTSQVSHVSTGGGASLEFLEKGFLPGTEVLSPAQD from the coding sequence ATGGATAGATTGACAGTCAGGGACCTTTCCCCAGAAGAAAAAAAGGTTTTAGTTCGTGTAGATTTTAATGTTCCTATAAAAGATGGGAAGATTCTTGATGATATCCGCATTCGTAGCGCTATGCCGACAATTAACTATCTGCTGCAAAAACGCGCTGCTGTAATTTTAATGAGTCACTTGGGCCGTCCTAAAGGAACTGGTTTTGAAGAGAAGTACTCTCTCCAACCCGTTGTTGAAGTTTTAGAAGGTTATTTAGGACATCATGTGCCTTTAGCTACTGATTGTATTGGGGAAGTTGCTCGTCAGGCGGTAGCCCAGCTATCTCCAGGACGGGTATTACTACTAGAGAACCTCCGCTTCCACAGGGGAGAAGAACATCCCGAAGAAGATCCTACATTTGCTGCTGAACTTTCTTCTTATGGAGACTTTTATGTAAACGATGCTTTTGGAACTTCCCATAGAAAACATGCTTCTGTGTACACGGTTCCCCAAGCATTTCCTGGGAGATCCGCAGCAGGTCTTCTTATGGAAAAAGAACTCGAATTTTTAGGACAGCACCTTCTCCTTTCTCCTAAACGTCCTTTTACTGCGATTCTTGGTGGATCTAAAGTATCTTCGAAAATAGGGGTAATAGAAGCCTTACTATCGCAAGTCGATAACCTGCTTTTAGCAGGAGGCATGGGATTTACCTTCTTAAAAGCACTAGGAAAATCCGTAGGGAATTCCTTAGTTGAAGAATCAGGGATAGAACTTGCTCGTCGTGTTTTGAAACTCGCAGAGCAGCGCAATGTACGTATCGTTCTTCCTATAGATGTGAAGGTCGCAAAGACTTGTGAACCTGGAGTTGCGTGGTCAGAAATATCTGTAGATCAAGGTATTTCTTCGGATCTTGAAGGTTTAGATATCGGAGCTAAAACTATCCAGGAGTTTTGTAAAATCATCGATGTTTCAGCAACAGTATTTTGGAATGGTCCCGTTGGTGTTTATGAAGTTCCTCCTTTCGATCAAGGTTCTATGGCTATTGCCAACTGCCTAGCACGACATTCTTCTGCAACCACTGTCGTTGGTGGTGGTGATGCCGCTGCAGTTGTTGCTTTAGCTGGATGTACCTCTCAAGTTTCACACGTATCGACAGGTGGCGGAGCTTCTTTAGAGTTTTTAGAAAAAGGATTTTTACCGGGAACAGAGGTTTTATCTCCAGCACAAGATTAA
- a CDS encoding SufS family cysteine desulfurase has translation MVCRIKEDFPIFSNKKLQGESYIYLDSAATTHKPKKVIEAITDFYSSTYATVNRNIYSSSKNITEDYNAVRGKIREWIQASYNEEIVFTRGTTAALNLLAISANDIFIPEGGVVLVSEAEHHANVLSWELACRRRGSCVKKVAVDDSGYIDLEHLETLLRTGASFVSIAHVSNVTGCIQPLKQIAQLAHTYGAYIAVDGAQGVAHASVDVVDWDIDFYAFSAHKIYAPTGLGVLYGKKELLEKLPPVEGGGDMVSIYDSENPEYLPAPLKFEAGTPPIASILGLGAAIDYLQSLPDALYQQEEELTRYLYNELMTIPGMQILGPGVNQPRGALVSLKIQGAHPFDIGCLLDLQGIAVRTGHQCAQPAMSRWNLGHVLRVSLGIYNDKEDIDTFMSALQAILTRLGA, from the coding sequence ATGGTATGTAGGATAAAAGAAGACTTTCCTATTTTTTCTAATAAAAAGCTTCAGGGGGAATCCTATATCTACTTAGACTCTGCTGCGACTACGCATAAGCCTAAAAAGGTAATAGAGGCTATTACGGATTTTTATAGTAGTACCTATGCTACTGTGAACCGTAATATCTACAGTTCTTCAAAAAACATTACTGAAGATTATAATGCTGTTCGCGGGAAGATACGTGAGTGGATACAAGCTTCATATAATGAAGAAATTGTGTTTACTCGAGGAACTACAGCAGCTTTAAATTTATTAGCAATATCTGCTAATGATATTTTCATTCCTGAAGGGGGTGTTGTATTAGTTTCTGAAGCCGAGCACCATGCAAATGTCTTATCTTGGGAATTAGCTTGCCGTAGACGCGGATCTTGCGTGAAGAAAGTAGCCGTTGATGATTCTGGTTATATAGATTTAGAACATTTGGAAACCTTGCTTAGGACAGGGGCTTCTTTTGTTAGTATAGCCCATGTCAGTAATGTTACAGGATGTATCCAACCTTTAAAGCAAATAGCGCAGTTAGCTCATACATATGGAGCGTATATTGCTGTAGATGGTGCTCAGGGAGTCGCCCACGCTTCTGTAGATGTTGTCGATTGGGATATTGATTTCTATGCTTTTTCAGCTCATAAAATCTATGCGCCTACTGGACTGGGAGTGTTATATGGTAAGAAAGAGCTTTTAGAGAAGCTTCCTCCTGTAGAAGGTGGTGGGGATATGGTCTCTATCTATGATAGTGAGAATCCAGAATACCTTCCTGCACCGTTAAAATTTGAAGCAGGAACACCACCTATAGCTTCTATCTTAGGATTAGGAGCTGCTATAGACTATCTGCAATCCCTACCAGATGCTTTATATCAGCAGGAAGAAGAGTTAACTCGTTATCTTTATAATGAGCTAATGACAATTCCTGGTATGCAAATATTAGGTCCAGGGGTGAATCAGCCGCGCGGCGCTTTAGTGAGTTTGAAAATTCAGGGCGCGCATCCTTTTGATATCGGTTGTCTTTTAGATCTTCAAGGAATAGCTGTGCGTACAGGTCATCAATGTGCACAACCTGCGATGAGCCGATGGAATCTAGGCCATGTCCTTAGAGTGTCTTTAGGGATATATAATGATAAAGAAGACATCGATACTTTTATGTCTGCTTTGCAAGCTATATTAACTAGATTGGGCGCATAG
- the semD gene encoding SemD/SinC family type III secretion system effector, producing MGINPSGRGNNNDLWISGAHNEHPDVQDAGSSSGTAGSHSVSTQNNTSETSGFLSRIGAAVRNFFSGMFRGSSSSQTSSRASSPQSTPSGSRRSSNVSDMEVDGAGSDTGSIKSTSSTGSSDSSRSTEGAAKGLQKKGYTPGVKVPSPTVPRRGRIQRPNTPPPPPPPSTPSTSGTPVRAAPPPPPTAGTSQAPSTSGTGPKKRKAPQPPGGEPARPKLQRRDSISSFSSTDSTVSTESGIVESASIADRLKAEIEIVNTTKQAQLDALSLQIKDRWTSQETQDPVAYKISSMQTLAARLGKARAEARQEVGILRPGISEAPLKTAISQSRSIWDLGEKEQRQDGESVLLQVLVRMGLEGSLLSSEVDYVDYVNQLIGEYGDAEEGYNWQPTMQSLAHDLNGIRNSNPNGMQKFWSSFAGKGEVIVRSLNNKFMAANTGNYDPSSVKVDTRWNLGALDLMKSLNPAVYVKTTSVLGVDAFSLPEED from the coding sequence ATGGGAATTAATCCAAGCGGTCGCGGGAATAACAATGATCTATGGATTTCAGGAGCTCATAATGAACATCCAGATGTTCAGGATGCTGGAAGTTCTTCTGGAACGGCGGGCTCCCATAGTGTTTCTACTCAAAATAATACGTCAGAAACTTCTGGTTTCTTATCAAGAATCGGAGCTGCTGTAAGAAACTTCTTTTCCGGTATGTTTCGTGGGAGTTCTTCTTCACAAACAAGTTCTCGAGCCTCCTCTCCGCAGTCAACTCCATCTGGTAGTCGTAGATCCTCAAATGTATCGGATATGGAAGTAGACGGAGCAGGATCCGATACAGGTAGTATAAAATCTACGAGTAGCACGGGTTCAAGCGATAGTTCAAGATCGACAGAGGGTGCTGCTAAAGGATTACAAAAGAAAGGTTATACTCCAGGAGTTAAAGTACCTTCTCCTACGGTTCCTCGTAGAGGACGAATTCAACGTCCAAATACACCACCACCGCCTCCTCCTCCTTCAACCCCATCAACAAGTGGTACACCTGTACGCGCTGCCCCACCACCACCACCAACAGCAGGTACATCACAAGCACCCTCAACAAGTGGGACTGGACCTAAAAAGCGTAAAGCTCCTCAGCCTCCAGGAGGAGAGCCTGCACGTCCAAAATTACAACGTCGTGACAGCATATCCTCCTTTTCTAGTACAGACTCTACAGTGAGTACAGAATCGGGTATTGTTGAGTCAGCATCAATAGCGGATAGATTAAAAGCAGAAATAGAGATCGTTAATACAACAAAGCAAGCGCAGTTGGATGCTCTATCTCTTCAGATTAAAGATCGTTGGACAAGTCAAGAAACACAAGACCCTGTGGCTTACAAAATTTCTTCTATGCAGACATTAGCAGCTAGATTAGGTAAAGCACGTGCAGAAGCTCGACAAGAGGTGGGTATATTACGACCTGGAATTAGTGAAGCTCCATTAAAGACAGCAATTTCTCAATCTAGATCTATATGGGATCTCGGAGAAAAAGAACAAAGACAGGATGGAGAATCTGTACTTCTTCAAGTGCTGGTACGTATGGGACTAGAGGGGAGCTTATTAAGTTCTGAAGTTGATTACGTGGATTATGTAAATCAGCTTATTGGGGAATATGGAGATGCTGAGGAAGGATACAATTGGCAACCTACGATGCAATCTCTTGCTCACGATTTAAACGGAATAAGAAATAGTAATCCCAATGGTATGCAGAAATTTTGGTCTTCGTTTGCTGGCAAAGGAGAGGTTATTGTCAGAAGTCTAAACAATAAGTTTATGGCTGCGAATACAGGAAACTACGATCCTTCTTCAGTTAAAGTAGATACTCGTTGGAATCTAGGTGCTTTGGATTTAATGAAGTCTTTAAATCCCGCGGTATATGTAAAAACAACCTCTGTCTTGGGTGTCGATGCCTTTAGTTTGCCAGAAGAGGATTAG
- a CDS encoding oligopeptide/dipeptide ABC transporter ATP-binding protein: MSDSLVQANQLKKYYYKRSSWFRRKTIATRAIDNISFCIPSGKIVGLIGESGSGKTTLALALSGLLSLTSGYLSFNNTPIKLHSKHDLKKLRSSVRMVFQNPKASLNPRKTIFDSLGHALIHHRIITKEKLHSVIGETLELVGLSADYFYRYPHQLSGGQQQRVSIARALLGTPKLIICDEVVSALDLSMQAQILNMLSNLQKELKMSYLFISHDLAVVRSFCSEVIIMYKGKIVESGATEDIFLNPKHPYTQMLLNSQLPDLPENRSTEQKLKAYQTNTSEIPSPTGCVFYNRCPKRRKTCFQGPIPEQSDGNKHSYQCIL; the protein is encoded by the coding sequence ATGAGTGATTCTTTAGTACAAGCCAATCAGTTAAAAAAATATTATTATAAGCGTTCAAGTTGGTTTCGAAGAAAGACAATAGCAACAAGAGCTATTGATAATATTTCTTTTTGTATACCGTCAGGGAAGATCGTAGGTCTGATTGGAGAATCGGGGTCGGGAAAAACAACATTAGCGTTAGCTCTTTCCGGACTATTATCGCTCACCTCTGGTTACCTATCTTTTAACAATACTCCTATCAAACTACATTCTAAACATGATTTAAAAAAACTTCGCTCCTCTGTGCGAATGGTTTTCCAAAATCCTAAAGCCTCTTTAAATCCTAGGAAAACGATTTTCGATAGCTTAGGTCACGCTCTTATTCACCATCGCATAATCACAAAAGAGAAACTCCATTCTGTAATTGGAGAAACCTTAGAACTAGTAGGTTTATCTGCAGATTATTTTTACCGTTATCCTCATCAACTCTCTGGTGGTCAACAACAACGTGTATCTATAGCTAGAGCATTATTAGGAACTCCTAAGCTTATTATATGCGATGAGGTAGTTTCTGCTCTTGATCTTTCGATGCAAGCGCAAATCCTAAATATGCTCTCAAATTTACAAAAAGAGCTAAAGATGAGTTATCTGTTTATTTCCCATGATTTGGCTGTTGTTCGCTCTTTTTGCTCAGAAGTGATTATTATGTATAAGGGTAAAATAGTTGAATCGGGAGCTACAGAAGATATCTTCTTAAATCCTAAACATCCTTATACACAAATGCTTCTCAACTCGCAGCTTCCCGATCTTCCAGAAAATCGCAGTACAGAACAGAAATTAAAAGCATATCAGACAAACACTTCTGAAATTCCTTCTCCTACAGGGTGTGTCTTTTATAACCGCTGTCCCAAGAGACGGAAAACCTGCTTTCAAGGACCTATTCCAGAACAATCGGATGGGAATAAGCACTCATATCAGTGCATTCTTTAA
- a CDS encoding polysaccharide deacetylase family protein, which translates to MLIVLAFRQVFFSKQPSLLEKLQRYLLLLKQTYPLVLPGEPIKKLSLMLTFDYASIDFYSHIFPFLQVHHIPAVIGIAWRYVAEDSASSLPLKHRLSPRETLAFQDEVFAAHQPFCTKQELQILADSPYIQLASSGFAIRNLQHTPPYLATEIFLSKYSIEKAVEKTPLGFFYPFGKYDDACAKIVKQHYPFSFVLGNTLNRKNKNHGIYRIDMTRADYTLPKLIHSSQYIKNWLIDKCGQAYLRWRPRKERIDFQKNYR; encoded by the coding sequence ATGCTTATTGTTTTAGCCTTTCGGCAAGTTTTCTTTTCTAAACAGCCTAGCCTTTTAGAAAAACTCCAAAGATATTTACTCCTGCTTAAACAGACATACCCTTTAGTGCTCCCCGGAGAACCTATCAAAAAGTTATCCCTGATGTTAACTTTTGATTACGCCTCTATAGATTTTTACTCTCATATTTTCCCTTTTCTACAAGTGCATCATATCCCTGCTGTTATTGGAATTGCTTGGAGATATGTCGCTGAAGATTCAGCTTCTTCTCTTCCCCTTAAGCATCGTTTATCTCCTAGAGAAACTCTAGCTTTCCAAGATGAAGTCTTTGCCGCCCACCAACCATTTTGTACAAAACAAGAATTGCAAATACTTGCAGATTCTCCTTATATACAGTTAGCTTCATCAGGATTTGCTATTCGCAATTTGCAACACACTCCTCCCTATCTTGCTACGGAGATTTTCTTATCTAAGTATTCTATAGAGAAAGCTGTTGAGAAAACTCCCTTAGGGTTTTTCTATCCCTTTGGGAAATACGATGATGCATGTGCAAAAATAGTTAAGCAACACTATCCCTTTTCCTTTGTCCTAGGAAATACCCTAAATAGAAAAAATAAGAATCATGGGATCTATCGTATAGATATGACACGTGCGGACTATACATTGCCAAAACTTATCCATAGCTCACAATATATTAAAAATTGGTTAATAGATAAATGTGGGCAAGCATATTTACGCTGGCGTCCTAGAAAAGAACGTATTGATTTTCAGAAAAACTATCGATAA
- a CDS encoding TIGR00153 family protein — protein MQTLARLFGQSPFAPLQAHLEVVAFCVQQMVPIFTALRDGDYKQVQTIAKSISDKEYQADCIKNDMRNHLPVGLFMPISRAGLLEIISIQDSIADVSEDVAILLTVRKLRFYPEFESIFFQFLHKSVETFDLTMTVIQEFNKLLESSFGGRKADKARFLVSRVAKAEHECDVIQREIMQIFFSDEFTISEKEFYLWLQVIKRAAGISDSSEKLAHRVNMTLEEK, from the coding sequence ATGCAAACCCTTGCTCGTCTGTTCGGACAGTCTCCTTTTGCCCCGCTACAAGCACACTTGGAAGTCGTAGCATTTTGCGTTCAGCAAATGGTGCCAATCTTCACAGCTTTGCGAGATGGGGATTATAAACAGGTACAAACAATAGCAAAAAGTATTTCTGATAAGGAGTACCAAGCAGATTGTATAAAAAATGATATGCGCAATCATCTTCCTGTAGGCTTATTTATGCCTATATCACGGGCCGGATTGCTAGAGATTATTTCTATACAAGATAGCATAGCTGATGTTTCCGAAGATGTGGCTATCTTACTTACTGTTAGAAAGCTACGTTTTTATCCAGAATTTGAGAGTATCTTTTTCCAATTCTTACATAAAAGTGTCGAAACTTTTGATCTTACTATGACAGTCATACAAGAATTCAATAAGTTACTAGAAAGTTCTTTTGGAGGGCGTAAAGCTGATAAAGCCCGCTTTTTAGTAAGTCGCGTAGCGAAAGCAGAACACGAGTGTGATGTTATTCAACGAGAGATCATGCAGATATTCTTCTCCGATGAATTTACGATTTCTGAAAAAGAGTTTTATTTATGGCTGCAGGTAATTAAGCGTGCTGCTGGTATTTCCGATAGTTCGGAAAAACTTGCTCACCGAGTTAATATGACGCTGGAAGAAAAGTAA
- a CDS encoding ABC transporter ATP-binding protein, with protein MTHPPILQVKDLSVSLNKRRERYPIVESLSFDLHKGRTLAIIGESGSGKSVTAQALMQLLPSPLFSTSGKILFHEKDLLEAPRGILKSIFGTKISMIFQNPQSSLNPVFTIEQQFQELIRTHLHLPHKEGKEKIIQALIDTGFHNPELCLKLYPHQLSGGMLQRVSIAMALLASPEILIADEPTTALDVSVQYQILQLLKGLQEKLGMSLLIITHNMGVVAETSDEVLVLYAGRIAEYASAKAIFHNPRHPYTQDLLASRPSLQNDTFTAIPGQPPHYSALPSGCCYYPRCSKAYGKCKIESPEVQNVGKEHKVRCWLYE; from the coding sequence ATGACTCATCCACCTATCTTACAAGTTAAAGATCTTTCGGTAAGCCTGAATAAACGTCGGGAACGTTACCCTATTGTTGAGTCATTGTCCTTTGATTTGCACAAGGGAAGGACGTTAGCGATTATCGGGGAATCAGGATCGGGGAAATCGGTAACCGCTCAAGCTCTTATGCAGCTATTACCCTCCCCGCTATTTTCTACATCAGGAAAAATTCTTTTCCACGAAAAAGATTTATTAGAAGCTCCACGAGGAATCTTAAAATCAATTTTCGGAACGAAAATTTCTATGATTTTCCAAAATCCCCAATCCTCTTTAAATCCCGTTTTCACCATAGAACAACAATTCCAGGAACTTATCCGCACACATCTTCATCTTCCACATAAAGAGGGTAAAGAGAAAATTATCCAAGCTCTTATAGATACAGGATTTCATAACCCTGAACTCTGTTTAAAACTCTATCCTCATCAGCTTTCTGGAGGAATGCTACAAAGAGTTTCCATTGCTATGGCGCTGCTCGCTTCTCCTGAAATTTTAATTGCTGATGAGCCAACAACAGCTCTTGACGTTTCTGTTCAATATCAGATTTTACAGTTATTAAAAGGTTTACAGGAAAAATTAGGGATGAGTTTGTTGATTATTACCCATAACATGGGTGTTGTTGCTGAAACATCTGATGAGGTGCTTGTACTCTATGCAGGAAGAATAGCAGAGTATGCTTCTGCCAAGGCAATTTTCCACAACCCGCGCCATCCCTATACTCAAGATCTTCTAGCCTCACGCCCTTCATTGCAAAATGACACATTTACAGCAATTCCTGGACAACCTCCCCACTATAGTGCTCTTCCTTCAGGATGTTGTTACTATCCTAGATGTTCGAAAGCCTATGGGAAATGTAAAATTGAATCTCCAGAAGTTCAAAATGTAGGGAAAGAGCATAAAGTAAGGTGCTGGCTATATGAGTGA
- a CDS encoding ParB/RepB/Spo0J family partition protein, producing the protein MSGIINKDTIIEVAIDNIRVSPFQPRRIFSEAELQELVSSLKSVGLIHPPVVREIRSGDKVLYYELIAGERRWRALQLAGYTTIPVVLKQVVADDIAAEATLIENIQRVNLSPMEMAEAFKKLINVFGLTQDKVALRVGKKRSTVANYLRLFSLSETIQKSLYLGEITLGHAKVILTLEDPKSRETLAERIISQRLAVREAEQEAKKLLSGASTISSTTERIKTPLAGNYQDMQERLSQSLGYKVTVKSQGSHHSVSLHVHDEEQLKQLEEWLLKKS; encoded by the coding sequence GTGAGTGGAATTATCAATAAAGATACGATAATAGAAGTGGCTATCGATAATATTCGAGTGAGTCCCTTTCAACCTCGTCGGATATTCTCTGAAGCCGAGCTTCAAGAATTAGTATCATCTTTAAAATCCGTAGGTTTAATTCATCCTCCTGTAGTTCGTGAAATTCGTAGTGGCGATAAGGTTTTATATTATGAGTTAATTGCCGGAGAACGTCGATGGAGAGCTTTACAGCTCGCAGGCTACACGACGATTCCCGTTGTTCTTAAGCAAGTAGTTGCCGATGATATTGCTGCAGAGGCAACACTTATAGAAAATATCCAACGTGTGAACCTTAGTCCTATGGAAATGGCTGAGGCTTTCAAAAAGCTCATTAATGTTTTTGGTTTAACTCAAGATAAGGTAGCCCTAAGAGTAGGGAAAAAGCGCTCTACAGTTGCGAATTACTTACGGCTTTTTTCCTTATCGGAAACTATTCAAAAAAGTCTTTATTTAGGGGAAATTACTTTAGGACATGCTAAGGTTATTCTTACTTTGGAAGACCCTAAATCACGAGAAACTCTCGCTGAGAGAATTATTTCACAGCGTCTTGCTGTTCGTGAAGCTGAACAAGAAGCAAAGAAATTGTTATCAGGTGCGTCTACGATTTCTTCTACTACAGAACGCATAAAAACACCTTTAGCTGGAAACTATCAAGATATGCAAGAGCGTCTTAGCCAGTCTTTAGGCTATAAGGTGACGGTAAAGTCTCAAGGTTCTCATCATAGCGTATCGCTACATGTTCACGATGAAGAGCAACTCAAGCAGTTAGAAGAGTGGCTGTTAAAAAAATCTTAG
- a CDS encoding inorganic phosphate transporter translates to MLALLIFVLLCGFYTSWNIGANDVANAVGPSVGSGVLTLRQAVIIAAIFEFLGALFLGDRVAGTIESCIVSVSDPLIASGDYVYGMTGALLATGVWLQLASYFGWPVSTTHSIVGAVIGFGLVLGKGTVIYWGSVGAILISWVISPLMGGCIAYLIFSFIRRNILYKNDPVSAMIRIAPFLAAFVIIVLGIIIVCGGVVTRLVPLPWALLLVCLVGGLAYAIMFKYVHTPHCSFICSSPKSGSLLCRLKTCGGNYGRKYLIVERIFAYLQIIIACFMAFAHGSNDVANAIAPVAGVLRQAYPQVYSSYTLIGLMAFGGVGLIIGLSIWGWRVIETVGCKITELTPSRGFSVGLSAAVTIALASAMGLPISTTHVVVGAVLGIGLARGIHAINLNIIKDIIMSWFITLPAGAILSILFFFALRALFQ, encoded by the coding sequence ATGCTTGCCTTACTCATTTTTGTTCTCTTATGTGGTTTTTATACCTCTTGGAATATAGGAGCTAATGACGTTGCTAATGCCGTTGGCCCTAGTGTGGGATCCGGAGTATTAACATTACGTCAAGCCGTAATTATTGCTGCTATTTTTGAATTTTTAGGAGCATTGTTCCTCGGGGATCGTGTTGCAGGAACTATAGAAAGTTGTATAGTCTCTGTTTCAGATCCATTAATAGCATCTGGTGATTATGTTTATGGTATGACGGGAGCTTTGTTGGCCACAGGGGTATGGTTACAACTAGCATCATATTTTGGATGGCCGGTTTCTACAACACACTCCATAGTGGGTGCTGTGATCGGCTTCGGTCTTGTTCTTGGTAAAGGAACAGTTATTTATTGGGGATCTGTGGGGGCAATTTTAATCAGTTGGGTAATCTCTCCGTTAATGGGAGGATGCATCGCCTATCTGATCTTTTCTTTTATACGTCGAAATATTCTCTATAAAAATGATCCTGTGAGTGCGATGATCCGCATAGCACCATTTCTTGCAGCTTTTGTGATAATTGTTTTAGGAATAATTATTGTTTGTGGTGGCGTGGTTACACGTTTGGTGCCTCTACCATGGGCTTTATTATTAGTTTGCCTTGTGGGAGGTCTTGCTTATGCCATCATGTTTAAATATGTACACACGCCACATTGCTCCTTTATTTGTAGTTCACCAAAATCGGGAAGTTTGCTTTGTCGTTTAAAAACATGCGGGGGAAACTATGGAAGGAAATACCTTATTGTAGAGAGAATCTTTGCTTATTTGCAAATCATCATTGCCTGTTTTATGGCGTTTGCTCACGGATCTAATGATGTGGCCAATGCTATAGCTCCTGTAGCTGGAGTTTTACGACAAGCGTATCCCCAAGTATATTCTTCTTATACATTAATAGGACTTATGGCTTTTGGTGGTGTTGGGTTAATTATAGGGTTATCCATTTGGGGGTGGCGGGTGATTGAAACTGTAGGCTGTAAGATTACCGAACTTACCCCTTCGCGGGGATTTTCTGTAGGTCTAAGTGCTGCTGTTACAATTGCTTTGGCATCAGCTATGGGCTTGCCTATATCTACAACTCACGTAGTGGTTGGTGCTGTCTTAGGGATAGGCCTTGCTCGTGGTATTCACGCCATTAACTTAAATATTATCAAAGACATTATAATGTCGTGGTTTATCACTCTTCCTGCAGGAGCGATACTCTCTATTCTATTTTTCTTTGCTTTAAGAGCGCTCTTCCAGTAA